DNA from Nitrospina gracilis Nb-211:
AGATTGATCACGAAGGCCAGGACGAAGATGGTGAGGCCGACAGGGAACAGGATCAGCAATCCCGCGATCAGGTTTTTTTTGAAAAATCGTTTCACAGCGGACCTTTCACACCCATGCGGGCGTGCCCGGTGCAGGCGGAAATTCAATTCCGCATTTTACCAGTTCCGGGGACCGGCTTTACGACTTTTCTTCGAGTTTCTGGATGTGGTCCCGCACCTTCATGGAGAGTGCGGAACGGGTGGGACCGGCCAGGTCGACAAACCGGTTGTAATGCTCGATGGCTTTCTCCAACCGGCCCGTCTGCTCATACAGCAGGGCGAGGTTGTAATGGCCTTCCGGCTGGCGGGGATCCAGATTGATCATCTTGCGGTACAGCATTTCGGCGCGCCGGAACTGGCGTTGCTGTTTGTACAGAATAGCCAGGTTGTTCATGCTTTCCACGTTTCGAGGATCGATTTCCATGGCTTTCTCGAAATTGCGGATGGCCCTCATGCCGTCGCCGAACTGATAGTACAGGAGGCCCAGGTTGTTGTACGCCTTCACATAAGCGGGGTCGAGGCGCACCGCCTGCAACAATTCGCCGATGGCATCCTGCAGGCGGCCCATTTCCTTGTAAATCAGAGCCCGGTTGTTGTGGATGCGGGCGTTTCCGGGGTCCAACTTCTGCGCTTTTTCATAATATTCCAGCGCAGCGAAATAATCCTTATTGCGGTGATGGAACGTGGCGATGTTAAAGTAACGCGACTTGTCGTCCAGCGCTCGAGGATCGAATCTCGTTTTCATCTTTTCCGCGGCGGCTTGATCCGTTTCGTTAGAGGAAAAGGAAATGGATTCGTCCCCCACCAATTGTTGTCCGGTCTGTTCGGGAACGGTGATCACCGGCTGAACGCTTTCAGGCGGCGTTGGATTCTCTTTCAGCAGGCTCGTCACCGGCACCTCCTGCGCCAGCTGAATTCCAGTTGTGCCGGATTCGGTTTGCGGTGGATTGACCTTTTCAGGCGTTTCGGGTTGTACGACCGCCTTTGTCTCCACACTGGATTCGGTGCCCAGTCCCTCCGTCAACGCCGCCACCTGCTCCAATGGCGACTCCGGCTTGACGAAAGGTTCATACGCGATGACTTCTTCTTTTTCAGGAGATACGGGGGAAACCGCCG
Protein-coding regions in this window:
- a CDS encoding tetratricopeptide repeat protein encodes the protein MSLIADSLKKAQKERDKEQSAPLPFRGSVFSNLSPQSQRILSLLGWVLILAGGLMTIFIPSSNYKAEVKPLLLVKPPDPGGLRKNTNPEPVIETETVSASQFTLNDVEEPPVSKPEPLAVLAMNQKAKAPEPGLNEGAGSKNGKDHKLPEPGKEPGKNMAAVTPVLSGSKNKKTLKESSTGKTGKNESRKKTQTTTAQESVKKSKTKPVPAVSPVSPEKEEVIAYEPFVKPESPLEQVAALTEGLGTESSVETKAVVQPETPEKVNPPQTESGTTGIQLAQEVPVTSLLKENPTPPESVQPVITVPEQTGQQLVGDESISFSSNETDQAAAEKMKTRFDPRALDDKSRYFNIATFHHRNKDYFAALEYYEKAQKLDPGNARIHNNRALIYKEMGRLQDAIGELLQAVRLDPAYVKAYNNLGLLYYQFGDGMRAIRNFEKAMEIDPRNVESMNNLAILYKQQRQFRRAEMLYRKMINLDPRQPEGHYNLALLYEQTGRLEKAIEHYNRFVDLAGPTRSALSMKVRDHIQKLEEKS